In Paramisgurnus dabryanus chromosome 14, PD_genome_1.1, whole genome shotgun sequence, one genomic interval encodes:
- the rpf1 gene encoding ribosome production factor 1 translates to MDSTELSTSESVSKKRKTKKPKRTIKSDEEPAEKMDRAESEVNENNSSSGASFPPTFSVSEIKNKQRRHVMFLKLKQEKRKQKLELKKKRKKERAALGDKAPPKEVPKTIENQRIYDETTVNPEDEEVAFDEGTDEFSAYFNRLTNPKVLITTSDRPRGRTVRFCEQLATVIPHAHVYYRRGLALKRVIPQCVSRDFTYLLVVNEDRKVPNGLVVCHLPDGPTAHFKLSSVRLRKEMKRKGKDPTEHTPEVILNNFTTRLGHSIGRLFAALFPHDPQFVGRQVATFHNQRDFIFFRFHRYIFKNEKRVGIQELGPRFTLKLRSLQKGTFDSKFGEYEWVHKRHEMDSSRRKFHL, encoded by the exons ATGGATTCTACAGAGCTATCGACTTCAGAAAGTGTTTCTAAGAAGAGGAAGACGAAGAAACCTAAGAGAACAATTAAATCAGACGAAGAGCCAGCAGAAAAGATGGATCGAGCAGAAAGTGAAGTGAATGAAAATAACTCATCGTCAGGAGCGAGTTTTCCTCCCACATTCAGCGTGTCTGAGATCAAAAACAAACAGCGCAGACATGTGATGTTCCTCAAACTAAAGCAGGAGAAAAGAAAG CAAAAGCTAGAACTgaaaaagaaaaggaaaaaaGAGAGAGCAGCTCTTGGTGACAAG gCACCACCTAAAGAAGTTCCCAAGACAATAGAAAACCAGAGAATATATGACGAAACTACAGTTAACCCAGAGGATGAGGAG GTAGCTTTCGATGAAGGAACCGATGAATTTTCTGCTTACTTTAATCGATTGACAAATCCCAAAGTCCTCATCACCACATCAGACAGACCAAGAGGG AGAACTGTAAGGTTTTGTGAGCAGCTGGCGACAGTGATCCCGCATGCTCATGTGTACTACAGAAGAGGTCTGGCTTTGAAGAGAGTCATTCCTCAGTGTGTATCACGGGACTTCACTTACTTGTTAGTGGTCAATGAGGACAGAAAAGTGCCAA ATGGCTTGGTTGTGTGTCACCTTCCTGATGGGCCGACTGCACATTTCAAACTCAGTAGTGTTCGGCTTCGCAAGGAGATGAAG AGAAAAGGAAAGGACCCAACCGAGCACACTCCAGAAGTCATTCTCAATAACTTCACTACTAGACTGGGTCACAGTATCGGCCGGCTGTTCGCTGCTCTGTTTCCCCATGATCCGCAGTTTGTTGGCCGTCAGGTTGCCACATTTCACAATCAGAGAGACTTCATCTTTTTCAGATTTCACAG GTATATCTTCAAGAATGAAAAGCGAGTAGGAATCCAGGAACTAGGACCCCGCTTCACTCTTAAGCTTCGCTCTTTACAGAAAGGAACTTTTGACTCCAAGTTTGGGGAATATGAATGGGTTCATAag CGACATGAGATGGACTCCAGTCGAAGAAAATTCCATCTTTAA